CCCCCTGTTTATTTGTATATTGCTACTATTATAAACATTTTTAAAGTTTTATCAAGGGTTGACAAAAAGACTACATGTTGAAAAGCATGATCCGATTTTACAATCCACTATTCAAAGATGCACTGTCGGCTTCGCCTGCGATGACCTGATTGAAAATTGGTGCAATGTGCTTTATCCAAGCATGGTGATAATAGCCTCTGAAACTTCTTTGAGCGACTTATTTTTGTCCATGCTGATCTTCTGAATCCTACGGTATGCCTGTGACTCTGTAAGGTGTTCCTTATCCATCAGGAGACCTTTTGCCCTGTCTACCAGCTTGCGCTTTTCAAGTTCGTCCTTGAGCCGTAATATACGTTCTGTAAGAGAAGATTTTTCCAGAAAATGTCTTACCGATAACTCGAGTGCAGGGGAAAGACTTTCCTCCCTGAAGGGCTTTGTGAGATATGCCATAACACCGGCATCCCGGGCCTGATCGATGAGATGGCGGTCGGAATAGGCAGTGAGTATTATCACCGGATAGCTGTCTGCTATCTTCCTTGCCAGGTCTATGCCGCTCATATGGGGCATCTTTATGTCCAGTATGACAACATCAGGCTTTTTCTGCTTTATCAGATCAAGGGCCTCTCTGCCGTCCCTTGC
Above is a window of Pseudomonadota bacterium DNA encoding:
- a CDS encoding response regulator, which translates into the protein MSFRILIADDEPLIRVDLKELLEGIGHEVIAEARDGREALDLIKQKKPDVVILDIKMPHMSGIDLARKIADSYPVIILTAYSDRHLIDQARDAGVMAYLTKPFREESLSPALELSVRHFLEKSSLTERILRLKDELEKRKLVDRAKGLLMDKEHLTESQAYRRIQKISMDKNKSLKEVSEAIITMLG